One Alicyclobacillus acidoterrestris DNA window includes the following coding sequences:
- a CDS encoding WD40/YVTN/BNR-like repeat-containing protein, translating to MPSKTMMIITIVTATVLLAGCGASNSSVVVPNFPAAQPKTTTNSVATPTGNTSTSNSTSTLQINANSLFMTSKSTGWNFPAFQGDPILNDAVLHTHDSGKTWHNSTPAGVASQYTFAGGLAVSDSEAWFVASTGQKTMLYHTTNGGASWTSISVPKSYIIGELSFTDSQHGWLLASQGPAVGQEPIDLYSTSDGGKTWSRILSKTVSNKLLLGNKTGITFVNSTTGWLTVDSGQHPGQVGLYVTNDDGRTWGLQNVPVPTNLQKNYAHPLAPTFSSSQMGFMPVIFNNGSTVIYTTQNGGQTWSPTTPIPISQVVRVSLTGGTIYVTDGQTVYYSHDNGLNWEKWKGKVKSGGQIGAVTPNGAYVVGNGGSRVTNIPICTSDFAK from the coding sequence ATGCCTTCGAAAACAATGATGATCATAACAATAGTGACCGCAACTGTACTTTTGGCGGGATGTGGAGCAAGTAATTCAAGTGTAGTGGTACCGAATTTTCCTGCTGCACAACCCAAAACAACTACGAATTCAGTGGCAACTCCCACTGGGAACACGAGCACCTCTAATTCCACAAGCACGCTACAAATCAACGCGAATTCACTGTTCATGACATCCAAATCGACAGGATGGAACTTTCCAGCATTTCAAGGTGATCCAATCCTCAATGACGCTGTTCTTCATACACATGACAGCGGGAAAACGTGGCACAACAGTACGCCAGCAGGCGTGGCGTCTCAATACACATTCGCCGGAGGGCTTGCAGTTAGCGACTCAGAGGCATGGTTCGTTGCTTCGACAGGCCAAAAAACCATGTTGTACCATACGACAAACGGCGGTGCTTCATGGACATCCATCTCTGTTCCGAAATCCTATATTATAGGAGAGCTCAGTTTCACTGACAGTCAACACGGATGGTTGTTAGCATCGCAGGGGCCAGCAGTAGGGCAAGAGCCGATTGATCTCTACTCCACTTCGGACGGAGGGAAAACGTGGTCGCGAATATTGAGCAAAACTGTGTCGAATAAACTTCTTCTTGGAAACAAGACGGGTATTACCTTTGTAAATAGCACGACAGGCTGGCTAACGGTCGACAGTGGACAACATCCCGGACAAGTAGGCTTGTATGTTACCAATGATGATGGACGTACTTGGGGGCTTCAAAACGTGCCTGTTCCGACGAATTTACAAAAGAATTATGCGCATCCTTTGGCACCGACGTTTTCGTCGTCACAGATGGGCTTTATGCCAGTCATATTTAATAACGGCAGCACGGTTATCTACACCACACAGAATGGTGGGCAAACGTGGAGTCCTACTACTCCGATCCCTATTTCCCAAGTTGTTCGTGTGTCGTTAACTGGTGGAACGATTTACGTAACGGATGGGCAGACCGTTTATTATTCACATGACAACGGGCTGAATTGGGAGAAGTGGAAGGGCAAAGTTAAATCTGGTGGTCAAATCGGTGCTGTAACTCCAAACGGGGCATACGTGGTTGGAAACGGAGGTTCCAGGGTCACCAATATTCCTATATGTACGTCAGATTTCGCAAAATAG
- a CDS encoding MFS transporter, with translation MVEGKSSNLSSHPTVRRLQQAALLRNVCQGIAAVDVSLYLQSLGWHGLAIGGVLAASGVVRSILTVFAGELQQLLGSKRYILVYELLACIAALVLAITTNALAMCFAIGIAGFGRGHSGSGGPIAPIERAWLGAYARRSDERSAHAIFGVHAAVGYVGMGVGALIAGLPSLLKLWVPSTESYHIVFALTTLTSLFCAWTIARVSGGQRKPRTRTNAESKRANTTDKEGREPATEASLTEWMGLLQIIGLVAIVSLLTWHWQTWFPKLSTLRPLIPVAMVVVIMGGKWTVDNLSSRHRSTAKFASQAPTRLGSPLVNLVNSVAVTLSITMTSFWLSVRFHASEYVIGVVVAASYFAAGGVALLNVRIANRFGAIRTMVYLQIIGSITVFALPLVPWLWTAACLNLFAVGLNLGSRGSRSMVMATGHKRLRSWQRKVSTIVILTLTTGAWPAAFGQMMEEEEFVLPFFLAGSAQLLSTVWFRNRYTQESTP, from the coding sequence ATGGTCGAAGGTAAATCATCCAATCTCTCCTCTCACCCAACGGTTCGACGACTCCAACAAGCGGCATTGCTGAGAAACGTGTGCCAAGGCATCGCAGCCGTCGACGTGAGCCTATATCTCCAGTCACTTGGATGGCATGGCCTAGCCATCGGTGGCGTCTTGGCTGCATCCGGTGTGGTGCGCAGCATTTTGACGGTTTTTGCTGGGGAACTTCAGCAACTGCTCGGATCAAAACGATACATCCTGGTATACGAACTCTTGGCCTGCATCGCCGCGTTGGTGCTCGCCATCACCACAAACGCACTGGCTATGTGTTTCGCCATCGGTATAGCCGGCTTCGGGCGTGGCCACAGCGGCTCTGGCGGACCTATCGCACCCATCGAACGCGCTTGGTTAGGGGCATACGCACGTCGAAGTGATGAGCGAAGTGCGCATGCCATCTTCGGTGTTCACGCTGCGGTCGGATACGTTGGCATGGGTGTGGGAGCGCTGATTGCCGGTCTACCATCCTTACTCAAACTATGGGTGCCGAGCACCGAATCCTATCACATCGTTTTTGCGCTCACGACGCTAACATCTCTCTTCTGCGCTTGGACCATCGCTCGGGTGAGCGGTGGTCAGCGAAAGCCAAGAACCAGAACGAATGCTGAATCGAAGCGGGCAAACACGACCGATAAGGAGGGACGAGAACCGGCGACAGAGGCATCTCTCACCGAATGGATGGGTCTTCTCCAAATCATCGGCCTCGTCGCCATCGTTAGCCTTCTGACGTGGCATTGGCAAACATGGTTTCCTAAGTTATCCACGTTGCGCCCGCTGATCCCTGTTGCGATGGTTGTCGTGATCATGGGAGGAAAATGGACTGTGGACAATCTAAGTTCACGGCATCGTTCCACTGCAAAGTTCGCGAGCCAGGCTCCAACGAGACTTGGCTCGCCGCTCGTGAATCTCGTAAATAGCGTCGCTGTCACCCTCTCGATCACGATGACATCCTTCTGGCTGTCGGTTCGATTTCATGCCAGTGAATACGTGATAGGCGTCGTTGTAGCGGCCTCCTATTTTGCAGCGGGTGGCGTAGCTTTGCTAAATGTTCGAATTGCAAATCGCTTCGGTGCCATAAGAACCATGGTATACCTCCAAATCATCGGTTCGATCACAGTGTTCGCTCTGCCCCTGGTGCCTTGGCTGTGGACTGCTGCATGCCTAAATCTATTCGCGGTCGGTCTGAATCTTGGCAGTCGTGGTAGTCGCTCCATGGTGATGGCGACCGGGCACAAAAGACTCAGATCCTGGCAACGCAAAGTCAGTACGATTGTGATCCTCACGTTGACAACTGGAGCGTGGCCGGCAGCCTTTGGTCAGATGATGGAGGAGGAAGAGTTCGTTCTCCCATTCTTCCTAGCAGGCTCGGCGCAACTGCTATCTACCGTGTGGTTTCGAAACAGGTATACCCAAGAATCTACACCGTAG
- the tnpA gene encoding IS66 family insertion sequence element accessory protein TnpA — protein MCRTELRDLWEGRIASFRASGQRAPVWCDEHSVNIHTLRYWLQKTSTSHKSEPRSPVKWLSVEVAEGGGGQPMSEGKIAICIGDARVEVEPGCNLVFLREVVQTLATLC, from the coding sequence TTGTGCAGAACGGAGTTACGAGATCTGTGGGAGGGGCGGATCGCGAGCTTTCGTGCCAGTGGCCAAAGAGCGCCAGTCTGGTGCGACGAGCACAGTGTCAATATTCATACCTTGCGGTATTGGCTGCAGAAGACGAGCACTAGCCACAAGTCGGAACCTAGGTCACCGGTGAAATGGTTGTCCGTCGAGGTTGCCGAGGGCGGTGGTGGCCAGCCAATGTCAGAAGGTAAAATTGCAATTTGTATCGGCGATGCCCGTGTTGAAGTGGAGCCAGGGTGTAATCTCGTCTTTTTACGCGAGGTCGTTCAGACCTTGGCGACATTATGCTGA
- the tnpB gene encoding IS66 family insertion sequence element accessory protein TnpB (TnpB, as the term is used for proteins encoded by IS66 family insertion elements, is considered an accessory protein, since TnpC, encoded by a neighboring gene, is a DDE family transposase.): MRKSIDGLAVLVKEVFDLNPFSPCLFVFCNRQRDKLKILQWDHAGFWLHYRRLERGRFQWPDASQEGPICVSRRELRWLLDGLSITQRQAHPKVVAKTVI, encoded by the coding sequence ATGCGCAAATCCATTGACGGACTCGCCGTACTCGTCAAAGAGGTGTTCGACTTGAATCCGTTCTCGCCCTGTCTTTTCGTCTTCTGCAATCGGCAACGAGACAAGTTAAAGATTCTCCAGTGGGATCACGCCGGATTCTGGCTGCACTACCGTCGCTTAGAGCGCGGTCGTTTTCAGTGGCCGGATGCATCCCAAGAAGGCCCTATCTGTGTCAGCCGTCGAGAACTTCGCTGGTTGCTGGACGGGTTGTCCATCACACAACGTCAAGCACATCCAAAGGTGGTGGCGAAGACGGTCATATGA
- the tnpC gene encoding IS66 family transposase, translated as MVINVESVNMTKSSASQTEQLESIQNENRLLKQEISDLKQLVSLLLEQLRLSKHKRFGATSERSDSEQLRLFNEVEVESEPAIEEPTTESVSVKPRKNQPGFRDELFKNLPVERIEYRLSEDERVCPCCGECMHEMSSEIRKELKIIPAQKIVIEHVQIIYSCRPCERNGTETPVVKAKMPRPAFPGSLASPSAVAYIMDKKYGDGMPLYRLEQQFARQGMPLSRQTMANWVLTGANQWLQKIYERMHRELLRCKYLHADEITVQVLHESGRAAETNSYMWLYRTGRDAPPIVLYEYQMTRAQEHPIHFLNGFKGYLHVDGYAGYNQIPNVVTVSCWSHARRGFDEAIKSLPSNKRNAPVAAREGLNYCNQLFKIERDLKDATPEERYDQRLKRSLPVLDAFLAWLEVQKDQVLPKSQLGKAIGYCLNRWPKLIAFLEDGNLEIDNNRAERAIKPFVMGRKAWLFSNTPCGARASAMIYSIVETAKENGLSPLHYLTYLFEQMPNVDIDNPETLRDLLPWSSALPESVRNPRKK; from the coding sequence ATGGTCATCAATGTCGAATCAGTAAACATGACAAAATCATCGGCTTCACAGACCGAACAGCTTGAATCCATACAGAACGAAAACCGGTTATTAAAACAAGAAATATCGGATTTGAAACAGCTGGTCAGTCTCCTCCTAGAGCAACTTCGTTTGTCTAAGCATAAACGCTTTGGTGCGACGAGCGAGCGTTCCGACTCAGAGCAATTGCGGCTGTTCAATGAAGTGGAAGTCGAATCAGAGCCTGCAATTGAGGAACCGACGACCGAATCCGTCTCGGTTAAGCCCCGCAAGAACCAACCAGGCTTTCGGGACGAACTGTTCAAGAATCTGCCCGTGGAGCGTATCGAGTATCGGCTCTCGGAAGACGAGCGGGTCTGCCCTTGCTGTGGAGAATGCATGCACGAGATGAGTTCTGAGATTCGTAAAGAGCTGAAGATTATTCCGGCTCAGAAAATCGTCATCGAACATGTGCAAATCATATACAGTTGTCGACCGTGCGAACGCAATGGGACTGAAACGCCTGTGGTGAAGGCGAAGATGCCGCGTCCAGCTTTTCCGGGTAGCTTGGCATCGCCATCGGCGGTGGCCTACATCATGGACAAGAAGTATGGGGATGGTATGCCGCTTTATCGGCTGGAGCAGCAATTTGCACGCCAAGGCATGCCATTATCACGACAGACCATGGCGAACTGGGTACTAACTGGGGCGAACCAATGGCTCCAGAAAATCTACGAACGAATGCACAGAGAACTGCTTAGATGCAAGTACTTGCACGCAGATGAGATCACTGTTCAGGTCTTGCATGAATCCGGTCGAGCTGCCGAGACAAACTCATACATGTGGCTATACCGTACGGGGCGGGATGCTCCGCCAATCGTATTGTATGAGTACCAAATGACCCGGGCTCAAGAGCACCCGATTCATTTTCTCAACGGGTTCAAGGGTTACCTTCATGTGGATGGCTACGCCGGGTACAACCAGATTCCGAATGTAGTCACCGTGTCTTGTTGGAGCCATGCTCGACGTGGTTTTGACGAAGCGATTAAATCGCTTCCCTCCAACAAAAGAAATGCCCCAGTTGCTGCGAGGGAAGGTCTCAATTACTGCAACCAACTTTTCAAAATTGAACGCGATTTAAAAGACGCGACCCCAGAGGAACGTTATGACCAGCGGCTAAAACGAAGTCTCCCGGTTTTAGACGCTTTTTTGGCGTGGCTTGAAGTTCAAAAGGATCAGGTTCTGCCAAAAAGTCAGTTGGGAAAAGCGATTGGATACTGTTTGAACCGATGGCCAAAACTTATTGCCTTCTTGGAAGATGGGAACTTGGAGATTGACAACAATCGTGCGGAACGAGCGATTAAACCATTCGTGATGGGGCGCAAGGCGTGGCTGTTCAGTAACACGCCTTGCGGAGCGAGGGCAAGTGCGATGATCTACAGCATCGTAGAAACCGCCAAGGAGAACGGCTTGAGCCCCTTGCACTATCTGACCTATCTCTTCGAACAAATGCCGAACGTGGACATAGACAATCCAGAGACACTACGGGATCTCCTTCCTTGGTCAAGTGCTTTGCCAGAAAGTGTCCGCAATCCCAGGAAAAAATAA
- a CDS encoding APC family permease, with the protein MENQNQLRKGIGLFIATALVAGNMMGSGIFMLPATLAQESGPGSTMIAWILTGMGSIFLALSFANLGTRYPQSGGPYEFSKRGFGDFIGFINAWLYWNGSWTGNVAVILAIASYAGNLIPAIASNHLIGFIATSAILWIFTLINILGVRLAGKIQTAITAFEIALFLGFIVVAALHFHPSNLTPLFPAHKGPGAISVAASSTLWAFIGLESATVAGGEIRNPQKNIRRSTILGISIATVLYMAINFFAMGAMNQKALAGSSAPISDILAQFFGTGIGRLITIAAVVSILGTTVGWLLSTARIAYAAGVDGVFPKPFAKVHSKYQTPYMALIIGSVLANILLLMNYTKSFNSAFNFVVLLATLSYLPVYAMTAASEIRLMKKMHGTVNVFKFIKVSFIPLLGFIYAGWTIYGSGAKTVMYGFLLLLAGIPFYLYMNYKREATTNQQPAESITTKI; encoded by the coding sequence GTGGAGAACCAAAATCAACTCAGAAAAGGCATTGGACTGTTTATCGCGACTGCGTTAGTCGCTGGCAACATGATGGGTTCCGGAATATTTATGTTGCCTGCTACGCTGGCTCAAGAATCTGGACCCGGTTCAACGATGATTGCATGGATACTGACAGGCATGGGTTCGATATTTCTAGCGTTGTCGTTTGCAAATTTGGGCACTCGCTATCCTCAAAGCGGTGGACCTTATGAATTTTCCAAAAGAGGCTTTGGCGATTTCATCGGCTTTATCAATGCCTGGCTGTATTGGAATGGCTCATGGACTGGAAATGTCGCCGTCATTCTTGCAATAGCAAGCTATGCAGGGAATCTCATACCGGCGATTGCCAGCAATCATCTGATTGGATTCATTGCAACCAGTGCGATTCTCTGGATATTCACCCTAATTAACATCTTAGGCGTACGTTTGGCTGGGAAAATCCAAACGGCCATCACAGCATTTGAGATTGCCTTGTTTTTAGGCTTTATCGTCGTTGCAGCACTTCACTTTCACCCAAGCAATCTGACGCCGTTATTCCCAGCGCACAAGGGTCCTGGTGCAATTTCTGTCGCTGCGTCATCTACTCTCTGGGCTTTCATCGGTCTCGAAAGTGCTACAGTTGCCGGAGGAGAGATTCGCAATCCGCAGAAAAACATACGCCGAAGCACGATTCTTGGAATATCGATTGCGACGGTACTCTACATGGCGATCAACTTCTTTGCCATGGGTGCAATGAATCAGAAAGCTCTTGCAGGAAGTTCTGCCCCAATTTCGGACATTCTCGCTCAGTTTTTCGGAACGGGTATTGGTCGACTGATTACGATAGCTGCTGTCGTCAGTATCCTGGGCACCACCGTGGGTTGGCTTTTATCCACAGCCCGTATTGCTTACGCAGCTGGCGTGGACGGCGTCTTCCCTAAACCGTTTGCTAAAGTGCATTCCAAGTACCAGACGCCGTACATGGCATTAATTATTGGATCCGTTCTAGCAAATATATTACTATTGATGAATTATACGAAGAGCTTTAACTCAGCCTTTAATTTTGTGGTCTTACTGGCTACGCTGAGTTATCTCCCTGTATATGCTATGACGGCCGCTTCCGAGATTCGGTTAATGAAGAAAATGCATGGCACGGTCAATGTGTTCAAGTTCATCAAAGTATCATTCATCCCTCTGCTCGGCTTTATCTACGCTGGCTGGACTATTTATGGTTCAGGTGCAAAAACAGTTATGTATGGATTTTTACTCTTGCTAGCGGGAATTCCGTTTTACCTGTACATGAACTATAAACGTGAGGCTACAACTAACCAGCAGCCTGCGGAAAGCATAACGACCAAAATATAA